CGCTCTCGCGCCTGGTCAGCCATCTGCGGAAGTGCATCATATTTAGTGATAAAACGGTCCCACTCGCTCACCGTGTCCGCCTCGTCGGCAAAGATCCACTGCTGCTGCGCTTCAAGCAGCATGATCCCCTGCTCAGCCTGATCGGCCTGGGGCGCATCAGGGTGCTCGCGCAGGAAATTCTCATAAGCGTCAAAGCTATGCTCTGCCTCAGCTTGAGCCCATGATATCGAATAGATACGCTGCTCGGCCTGTTCGCGGTACGCGCCCTGGGGAAAGCGTCGCAAGTAGTTTTCCAGCGCTGTAAGCGTGTTAAGATCCTGCGCTTGGTGGTATGCGGCCTTGTCAAGATTGATCCGTGCGCGGTTGGCGTGGGAACCATCAGGATACTGCTGTAAAAACAGTGTCCAAGCATCCTCTGTGTCCAGCGACTTGGCCCCCAGGTACGCTGCGCGCTCCTGGGCCCAGGGCGATTGCGGATGGTCCGGGTACTTGTCCGCGAACCCCTGCCAGGCCTGGACAGTGTCGGCCTGGCGCGCTTTGTTAAACGCAGATCCGGCGCAACCTATTAGCAGCAAAAGTGCGCAAGTGATTAAGATTAAGCCGAAAACAAACCGTCTGCTTGTCGCGATCTTATCCAATTATCATCGTCTCCCGCTTTAGTCCGCCTTCCGCAAAGCGCTCCGGACGGTAGGTATGCATCAGCTCCTGATGAGCCCCGTTGGCAAGGTGCTCGGCCATCAGGCGGCCCAAGGTCGGCGCGAGCATAAATCCGTGTCCCATAAAGCCATGGAATTGGACGAAATTGGGCCGATTTTCCAGCGGACCGAGGATCGGATTGGTGTCCGGCGTGATGTCGTAATACCCCGCCCAATGCCGCAGCAGGCTTACTCCGCCCAATCGTGGGAAAAGTTGCGTCATAATGCGACTTAACTTGCGCGCAAAACCCAAACTCGGCTGATAATCGGGCTCTTCGTGGTAATCCATGGCCACACAGCCCACGACCTCGCCGCGCACCATCTGCGAGCAGTACAGGCCGCTGTCCATGGGGATCGTTGCCGGGCCCATGAACGGCTCAACCGGCTCGCAGACGATTATCTCATGCTTTTCCGCCTTGTTCGGCAGCTCAACTCCAGCCAGCGCACCGATCTGCGGGCTCCAGGCGCCCGCCGCATTGATCACACGCTCGCACTCGATGCGCTCCTCGCCATCCGGGCCGTTGACGCGCACCGCTGTGATCTTGTCCCCCTCGAAATCAAATTCCACCACATCACAGTGGATCCTGACTTGGCCGCCCAGGCGCTCGATATTGCGCGCATATCCCCATAGTACCGGGAAAGGGAACATGCTGCCGTCGGTCTGGTTGAATGCGCCGGCCCTAAACCCGTTGACTTGCAGCTCGGGCTGCACCCGCTTGATACCAGCGGGATCGAGCAGCTTGGTGGGCACTCCGTGCTCGTTTTGGAACTTGACGTTGCGCGCGAACTGCTCCGCCTGCTCATCCGACGCCGCCAGGAACAAATAGCCGCACTGGCGGAACCAGATGTTGATCCCCATCTCCTGGGGAAAGCGCGCAAAACAGCGCACCGCCTCGATCATCCATTCGATGTTGCTCTCGTTGGTCCACTGCTGGCGTACGCCTCCGCCGCAGCGTCCGCTGGCCCCTTGGTTCAGGCCGAGCTTCTCGAGCACCACCACGTCGCTGTGGCCCATGCGGCACAGGTTGTAGCCCAGCGCCAGCCCCAACACGCCGCCGCCCACGATCACTGTCCGTCCGATCTTTGCCATCTCACTGCTCCTGACAGTTCACGATTGTTTATACTACCACCTTCCAGCCCCTTCAACACGGCTGAAAAACGGTATATATTACGGTGCGATGATAGCACTCGACCAATTGCGGCAACGATTCGACCAAGCCATGTCGGGCCGGCCCGAGGCCTTGGGCTGGGGCCCGGGGCGTGTCAACCTGATCGGCGGTCACGTCGATTACAACCAGGGACTGGTGCTGCCGATCGCCATTGACAAGGGGATCGCCACGGCCCTGCGCCGACGCAACGACAAGGCGTTCAACGTCTTTAGTGTGGATCTGGATCAACGCGTTGAGCTGGCCGCGCTGCCCACGCAGCGCATTGGCAGCTTTGCCGACTATCTGATCGGAGTGCTGCACGAGCTGCACGCATTGGGCCTGCCGCAATCGGGCTGGGACGTGCTGACTTGGGGCGATATGCCGGTGGGCGGCGGCCTGTCCAGTTCCGCGGCGTTGGAGCTAAGCGTCGCCATGGCGGCCTGCGCCGCGTCGGGATTCGAGGTCGATAGAAAGCAGCTCGCCCTGGCTTGTCAACGCGCTGAAAACGGATTCGTGGGAATGCACTGCGGGATCCTCGATCAGTTCGCCAGCGCCTTTGGTCTGGCCGACCACGCGTTACTGATCGACTGCCGTTCGCTGGAACATCGCAATGTGGCGCTGCCGCAGGATGCCTTTGAGGTGGCGGTGATCGATTCGGGCGTGAGCCGCAAACTGGCTGATTCGCGATTTAACCAGCGCCGTCGCGAATGCGAGCAGGCCGCGCGGGCGCTGGGCGTGGACAGCCTGCGCGACGCCTCGCTGCAGATGCTGCAAAACGCCGGGATCGAGCCGTTGCTCGAACGCCGCGCGCGGCACATTATCTGCGAGATCGAACGCGTGAGGCTCGCGGTTCGCGCACTTGAACACGGCGACGTGACGCACTGCGGCGAGCTGATCAGCGCCAGCCACAGCAGTTTGCGCGATGATTACCAGGTCAGCATGGAGCAGCTTGACGCGCTGTGTCAGCTGGCGGACGGGCTGAGCGGAGTATTCGGCAGCCGGCTGGTCGGAGGCGGATTCGGCGGCTGCACGATCCACCTGACGCAACGCGGCATTTTTGACACGCTGCGACAAAGAGTGGTCGAGCCCTACAGCCGACGTTTTGACCTCAAGGCGCGCCTGATGCAGTTCACGGCCGCAAACGGGGCTTTTTCAGAGCATTGTTTCTGACCCATTAACGCCATATTTTGTATTGCTTTTTATGGACATACCAGATGTAGTATTTTTTCCTTGACAAGCCGCTGTGAGTTTGACTATAGTTCTGGCTTGTCAACGGGGAAATCAATTTCAGATCTAAGTCATTAAAAATCAGCTACTTGGGCAGCCAATATTAAAGTGCTGCTTTCGATTTTCGGGTCCAGGGGTGCCTCCTGAGGGCGGGGACGCTGAAAATCGAGATTTTCGGGGGCACTGGGGCATGGCCACTCGATCGAAAATCTTTTTCATCTTAAAACGCGACGGTCGTAAGGTCGAATTCGACGCCGGGAAAATCGCGTCAGCCGTGGGAAAGGCCTTCCAGGCCAACGGTGAGCCCAACCCCGAGGCGGCCAGCACCGTCACTCGACAGTTGGTCAGCGTGCTTGAGGTCACCTACGACGACAAACGCATTCCCAACGTTGAAAAGGTCCAGGACCTTGTCGAGGTAATGCTGATGGAGAACGGCCACCCCGAGGTGGCCAAGCGCTACATTCTGTATCGCGATCAACATTCCAGGCTGCGCCATACACGCGAGCTGTTCGCCAGCGCGATCGAGATGATCGACGACTACATCGGCCGTAACGACTGGAGAATAAACGAGAACTCGAATATGAGCTACTCGCTCCAGGGCCTGAACAACCACATCAGCTCCTCGATCAGCAGCTACTACTGGCTGACCCGAATCTACCCGCCCGAGATCGGGCAGCTGCACTCGGGCGGCGACGTGCACATCCACGACTTGGGCATGCTCGCGGTATACTGCTGCGGCTGGGACCTCGAGGACCTGCTGCTCAACGGCTTCTGCGGCGCGTTCGGCAAGATCGAGAGCAAGCCAGCCAAGCATTTCAGCGCGGCCCTGGGCCAGATCGTCAACTTTTTCTACACCATGCAAGGCGAGGCGGCTGGCGCCCAGGCGTTCTCCAGCTTCGACACCCTGCTCGCGCCGTTAATCCGCTTCGATGGCCTGAATTACGACCAGGTCAAACAGAAGATCCAAGAGTTTGTGTTCAACACCAACGTGCCCACCAGGGTCGGTTTCCAAACCCCGTTCACCAACATCACGATGGACTTGGTGCCCTCACCGAACTATCGGGACATGGAAGTGATCAGGGGCGGCAAGCGGGTCGAGGGTGTGACCTACGGCGAGTTCCAACCCGAGATGGACATCATCAACCGTGCGTTCGCCGAGGTGATGATGGCCGGCGACGCCAAGGGCCGAATCTTCACCTTCCCGATTCCGACTTACAACATCACCAAAGACTTCGACTGGACAAACGAAAACCTCGACTCGCTGTGGGAGATGACCGCCAAGTACGGCATTCCCTATTTCAGCAATTTTCTCAACTCCGACCTCAAACCCGAAGACGCGCGCTCGATGTGCTGCAGGCTGCGGCTGGACAACCGCGAGCTGATCAGCCGCGGCGGCGGCCTGTTCGGCGCCAACCCGCTCACCGGCTCGATCGGCGTAGTGACGATCAATATGCCGCGCATCGGCTACCTGACAAAAAGCTGCGACGAGTTTTTGGGTCGGCTCGGTTACCTGATGGACATGTCCCGCGACAGCCTGGAGCTCAAACGCGAACAGCTCGAGCGTTTTACCGACGCCGGGCTTTATCCCTACTCCACGTTCTACCTCTCGCGGATCAAAGACGGGCCGAGCAAGCAGTTCTGGTCCAACCACTTCTCCACAATCGGCCTGATCGGCATGAACGAGGCCTGCGTCAACCTACTGGGCGTGGACATTGCGCACCCCGAGGGCCAGGCCTTTGCCATCCAGGTGCTCGAGTTCATGCGCGAGCGCATCAGACAGTACCAAGTCGACTCCGGCAACCTCTACAACCTTGAGGCCACGCCTGCCGAGGGATCCAGCTACAGGCTGGCCAAGGCCGATCGCAAGCTTTACCCCAACATCTTCGCCCAGGGCGAATCCGAGCCGTTCTACACCAACTCAAGCCAACTGCCGGTGGACTACACCGACGATTTGTTCGAGGCGTTGGAGCACCAGGAACAATTGCAGACGATGTACACCGGCGGCACTGTGCTGCACGGTTTCATCGGAGAGAAGATCAACAACCCCGAGGCGTGCAAACTTCTGGTCAGACGGATCGCTGAAAACTTCCGCCTGCCGTATTACTCGATAACACCCACATTCTCGATCTGCCCGGTTCACGGCTATATCGCCGGCGAGCACTTCGAGTGTCCGTATTCAGTTGAGGAGGCCAAAGCATGAAGTGCAATCGTAAGACCGAGGTTTATTCCAGGGTTGTCGGCTACTACCGCCCGGTTCAGCAGTGGAACAAGGGTAAGCGCGAGGAATACAACCAGCGTAAGACCTATCAGCTCTCGCTGGGCGTCCACAGCGAGCTGCCCGAACGCATCGAGCAGGCCAAGGTCGAGCAGGACAAGGTAGTGCAGATCAACCTCAACTCAGTCGGTTGAGTAAGACTCAACCACCAGAGGTCGGATCCGGCACACAATGAATATTAAAGGCTTTCAGGGACTATCGCTGATTGAATACCCGGGACAGCTCTCGGCTATTCTGTTCACCGGCGGATGTGATTTCCGCTGTCCGTGGTGCCACAACCCGGATCTGATCAACCCCAACGGCGACATCCCGAACCTACCGTTGGAGCACGCGTTCGAGATGCTCGAACGGCGCAAAGGCTTTATCGACGCGGTCTGCATCACCGGCGGCGAGCCGATGATCCATCGCGAGCTGCCAGAGTTTATTGCCAAGCTGCGTGCGATGGATCTCAAAATCAAGGTCGACACCAACGGCCATCACCCGAAGATTCTCGCTGAGATTCTTGATAACGGCCTGGCCGACTACGTGGCAATGGACTTCAAGGCGCCGCTGGAGATCTACAACAAGGCCGCGGGCAAGCTGGTCGACCTGAGCAAGATCGAGCAGAGCATCGACCTGCTGATGCAATGGGACGGACACTACGAGTTTCGCACCTCGGTGATACCCGGGCTGATCGGCGCACCACAGATCGAGAGCATCGCCCGTCGCATCGAGGGCGCCAAACTCTACGCACTGCAGCAGTTCCGGCCGCAGGTCACGCTCGACCCGTCGTTACACGATCTCGAGCCTTACCCCAACGCCGAGCTCGAACGCTTTGCCGGAATAGCGCGCAGCTACATTACGGAGGTCATCCTGCGGGGCGTCTGATCCCGTGGGCTTGACAATATTGGGAACTCTTTCCGTGGCTTGGCCGCTCGTAAGAGCGGCCTTTTTTTTGGGTGCCGTTTGTCATAGTCTAACGAAGATTTTCAGCATCGCATTGGAGGCCGATCATGTTATCCGACTCCACGAAGATCAAGCTATTGGGCCGCCTGATGGCGTTTTTACAGCGCCATCCGCTGTTGGTCAGGCTGCTGCTGCGGCCGATCGCCAACGCGCCGATCATCTCGAAAAAGATGATGGTATTTGTCCGGGCGTTCATG
The sequence above is a segment of the Candidatus Alcyoniella australis genome. Coding sequences within it:
- a CDS encoding FAD-binding oxidoreductase, producing the protein MAKIGRTVIVGGGVLGLALGYNLCRMGHSDVVVLEKLGLNQGASGRCGGGVRQQWTNESNIEWMIEAVRCFARFPQEMGINIWFRQCGYLFLAASDEQAEQFARNVKFQNEHGVPTKLLDPAGIKRVQPELQVNGFRAGAFNQTDGSMFPFPVLWGYARNIERLGGQVRIHCDVVEFDFEGDKITAVRVNGPDGEERIECERVINAAGAWSPQIGALAGVELPNKAEKHEIIVCEPVEPFMGPATIPMDSGLYCSQMVRGEVVGCVAMDYHEEPDYQPSLGFARKLSRIMTQLFPRLGGVSLLRHWAGYYDITPDTNPILGPLENRPNFVQFHGFMGHGFMLAPTLGRLMAEHLANGAHQELMHTYRPERFAEGGLKRETMIIG
- the galK gene encoding galactokinase; this translates as MRQRFDQAMSGRPEALGWGPGRVNLIGGHVDYNQGLVLPIAIDKGIATALRRRNDKAFNVFSVDLDQRVELAALPTQRIGSFADYLIGVLHELHALGLPQSGWDVLTWGDMPVGGGLSSSAALELSVAMAACAASGFEVDRKQLALACQRAENGFVGMHCGILDQFASAFGLADHALLIDCRSLEHRNVALPQDAFEVAVIDSGVSRKLADSRFNQRRRECEQAARALGVDSLRDASLQMLQNAGIEPLLERRARHIICEIERVRLAVRALEHGDVTHCGELISASHSSLRDDYQVSMEQLDALCQLADGLSGVFGSRLVGGGFGGCTIHLTQRGIFDTLRQRVVEPYSRRFDLKARLMQFTAANGAFSEHCF
- a CDS encoding ribonucleoside triphosphate reductase, with translation MATRSKIFFILKRDGRKVEFDAGKIASAVGKAFQANGEPNPEAASTVTRQLVSVLEVTYDDKRIPNVEKVQDLVEVMLMENGHPEVAKRYILYRDQHSRLRHTRELFASAIEMIDDYIGRNDWRINENSNMSYSLQGLNNHISSSISSYYWLTRIYPPEIGQLHSGGDVHIHDLGMLAVYCCGWDLEDLLLNGFCGAFGKIESKPAKHFSAALGQIVNFFYTMQGEAAGAQAFSSFDTLLAPLIRFDGLNYDQVKQKIQEFVFNTNVPTRVGFQTPFTNITMDLVPSPNYRDMEVIRGGKRVEGVTYGEFQPEMDIINRAFAEVMMAGDAKGRIFTFPIPTYNITKDFDWTNENLDSLWEMTAKYGIPYFSNFLNSDLKPEDARSMCCRLRLDNRELISRGGGLFGANPLTGSIGVVTINMPRIGYLTKSCDEFLGRLGYLMDMSRDSLELKREQLERFTDAGLYPYSTFYLSRIKDGPSKQFWSNHFSTIGLIGMNEACVNLLGVDIAHPEGQAFAIQVLEFMRERIRQYQVDSGNLYNLEATPAEGSSYRLAKADRKLYPNIFAQGESEPFYTNSSQLPVDYTDDLFEALEHQEQLQTMYTGGTVLHGFIGEKINNPEACKLLVRRIAENFRLPYYSITPTFSICPVHGYIAGEHFECPYSVEEAKA
- the nrdD gene encoding anaerobic ribonucleoside-triphosphate reductase, translated to MKCNRKTEVYSRVVGYYRPVQQWNKGKREEYNQRKTYQLSLGVHSELPERIEQAKVEQDKVVQINLNSVG
- a CDS encoding anaerobic ribonucleoside-triphosphate reductase activating protein; this encodes MNIKGFQGLSLIEYPGQLSAILFTGGCDFRCPWCHNPDLINPNGDIPNLPLEHAFEMLERRKGFIDAVCITGGEPMIHRELPEFIAKLRAMDLKIKVDTNGHHPKILAEILDNGLADYVAMDFKAPLEIYNKAAGKLVDLSKIEQSIDLLMQWDGHYEFRTSVIPGLIGAPQIESIARRIEGAKLYALQQFRPQVTLDPSLHDLEPYPNAELERFAGIARSYITEVILRGV